From Etheostoma cragini isolate CJK2018 chromosome 10, CSU_Ecrag_1.0, whole genome shotgun sequence, the proteins below share one genomic window:
- the nxt2 gene encoding NTF2-related export protein 2, protein MANTLDFRTHVDQSCRYSEEFVNIYYDCVDKKRRNLTRLYLDKATLVWNGNVVSGQHALGEFFESLPSSEFQVQTLDCQPVHEQATQGQTTLLVVTGGTVKFEGNKQRFFNQNFLLTAQATPNNDQPVWKIASDCFRFQDWNS, encoded by the exons ATGGCAAACACGCTG GATTTCAGGACCCATGTCGACCAGTCATGCAGATATTCAGAAGAATTTGTCAACATTTATTACGACTGCGTGGATAAAAAAAGGAGG AACTTGACCCGGCTCTACCTGGACAAAGCCACTCTGGTGTGGAATGGGAACGTGGTGTCAGGACAGCATGCTCTGGGCGAGTTTTTTGAGTCGTTGCCTTCGAGCGAGTTCCAAGTTCAAACACTGGATTGTCAGCCAGTTCACG AGCAAGCAACCCAGGGCCAGACTACGCTGCTCGTGGTGACTGGGGGGACCGTCAAGTTCGAGGGGAACAAGCAGCGTTTCTTCAACCAGAACTTCCTTCTGACAGCTCAGGCTACGCCCAACAACGACCAGCCCGTTTGGAAGATCGCTAGTGACTGTTTCCGATTTCAAGACTGGAATAGCTGA
- the psmd10 gene encoding 26S proteasome non-ATPase regulatory subunit 10 encodes MEGSVSNVEVCNFAYTGQFEKLKECILSDKTLACKTDQDCRSALHWACSAGHTDIVEFLLDLGVEVNLPDDALWTPLHIAASAGREDIVRSLIAKGAQLNSLNQNGCTALHYAASKDRYEIALLLLESGADPNVADKYQSTPLHRASAKGNHRLIQLLLKQSASTNIQDSQGNTALHLACEEERVEAAKVLVEHGASIYIENKEEKTPLQVAKGGLGNILRRIVEG; translated from the exons aTGGAGGGTTCTGTATCAAATGTGGAGGTCTGTAATTTTGCTTACACGGGACAGTTTGAGAAATTAAAAGAGTGCATTCTGTCGGATAAAACACTCGCCTGCAAAACGGACCAG GACTGTAGAAGCGCCCTGCACTGGGCTTGTTCTGCTGGACACACCGACATTGTGGAGTTTCTGCTCGACCTGGGAGTTGAAGTGAATCTGCCAGACGAT GCTCTGTGGACCCCCCTTCACATTGCAGCGTCTGCAGGCAGAGAGGACATAGTGAGGTCTCTAATCGCCAAAGGAGCTCAGCTAAATTCACTCAATCAAAATGGATGCACCGCTCTGCACTACGCCGCCTCTAAAGACAGATATGAG ATCGCCCTGCTGTTGTTGGAAAGCGGAGCAGACCCCAATGTCGCTGACAAGTATCAGTCCACTCCCCTTCACCGAGCGTCTGCCAAGGGCAACCACCGCCTCATCCAGCTGCTTCTAAAGCAGAGCGCCTCCACCAACATCCAGGACTCACAGGGCAACACAGCGCT ccACCTTGCATGCGAGGAGGAGCGTGTGGAAGCAGCCAAGGTGTTGGTGGAACATGGGGCCAGCATCTACATTGAGAACAAGGAGGAGAAGACTCCCCTCCAGGTAGCCAAGGGCGGTCTGGGCAACATTCTTCGTCGGATTGTGGAGGGATGA
- the xiap gene encoding E3 ubiquitin-protein ligase XIAP — MCDLRQDSDLDLETDHMADFSLMTSRLDSFRGSSLARQISAERLARAGFYFTGHADRVRCFSCKKTVENWSMGDTPVERHIEVSPSCRFLSCTHRTNFNQSCDTRLTNGSTYNEDAEDMEYRLRTGEVVDDSTYPMAPHMRSEEARLQTLSSWPSTAPVRARDLAQAGLFYLGESDRVQCFCCGGMLGSWEAGDTPWAEHTKHFPYCFFILGHDVGNIPLQGGTVEEECGSRQHVFMGRLEERLGSFAGVQHPIDHKRLAIAGFYSAGPGYRVLCFQCGGGLKGWQRGEDPWEEHAKHYPGCSFLLAEKGQEFVNSIQLQDPRRPRATSSLQNGLSGHGNEMSDMAQKAIGMGLEPIVVEKTILEKVSRTGSGYQTLEALIEDCLENTPESDAAKTLEKDEDPLEKLRKLQREKQCKICMDRDICIVFIPCGHLVCCKECSESLIKCPICCGAITQKIKTYIA; from the exons ATGTGTGATCTCAGACAAGACAGCGATTTGGACTTAGAGACAGATCACATGGCTGATTTTTCCCTGATGACCAGTCGCTTGGACTCATTCCGTGGCTCCAGCCTGGCTCGGCAGATATCTGCAGAAAGATTGGCCCGGGCCGGCTTCTACTTCACTGGACATGCCGATCGCGTCCGCTGTTTCAGCTGCAAGAAGACTGTGGAAAACTGGTCCATGGGAGACACTCCTGTAGAAAGGCATATAGAG GTTTCCCCATCATGCAGGTTTCTCAGCTGCACCCACCGCACCAATTTTAACCAGAGTTGTGATACCAGACTGACTAACGGTTCCACCTACAATGAAGACGCAGAAGACATGGAATATCGTTTGAGAACAGGAGAGGTGGTTGATGATTCCACCTACCCAATGGCCCCTCACATGAGGAGTGAGGAGGCCCGGCTTCAGACCCTCTCTTCTTGGCCCTCTACTGCTCCTGTGAGAGCCAGAGATCTGGCCCAGGCCGGCCTCTTCTACCTAGGGGAGAGTGACCGGGTGCAGTGTTTCTGCTGTGGTGGCATGCTGGGTAGCTGGGAAGCAGGGGACACGCCCTGGGCAGAACATACCAAACATTTTCCCTACTGCTTCTTCATTCTTGGGCACGATGTGGGCAACATCCCATTACAGGGGGGTACGGTGGAGGAGGAGTGCGGCAGTAGACAACATGTCTTTATGGGGAGATTGGAGGAGAGGCTTGGTAGCTTTGCAGGAGTCCAGCACCCTATTGACCATAAGAGGCTTGCAATAGCTGGCTTCTACAGTGCAG GGCCAGGGTACAGGGTGTTGTGTTTCCAGTGTGGTGGAGGTTTGAAAGGCTGGCAGAGGGGGGAGGACCCTTGGGAAGAACATGCCAAACACTATCCTGG atGCAGCTTCTTGTTGGCAGAAAAAGGACAAGAATTTGTCAACAGCATCCAGCTACAAGACCCACGGCGACCTAGAGCT ACTTCAAGTCTTCAGAATGGACTTTCAGGACATGGGAATg AGATGTCTGACATGGCACAGAAGGCCATAGGGATGGGTCTAGAGCCCATTGTGGTGGAAAAGACCATCTTGGAGAAAGTCAGTAGGACAGGTTCAGGCTACCAAACCCTGGAAGCGCTTATTGAGGATTGTCTCGAAAACACACCAGAGAGTGATGCTGCAAAGACACTGGAGAAAG ATGAGGATCCACTGGAGAAACTACGGAAGCTGCAGAGGGAAAAGCAGTGCAAAATATGTATGGACAGAGATATTTGTATTGTGTTCATTCCGTGTGGTCATCTGGTCTGTTGTAAGGAGTGTTCAGAGTCGCTCATAAAATGTCCAATTTGCTGTGGAGCCATAACACAGAAGATCAAGACCTATATTGCATAA